In Spodoptera frugiperda isolate SF20-4 chromosome 28, AGI-APGP_CSIRO_Sfru_2.0, whole genome shotgun sequence, one genomic interval encodes:
- the LOC118265120 gene encoding ATP-binding cassette sub-family G member 1, producing the protein MSSPLEVNSRALGRAHLSHLPQRPPVNLSFQDLSYTVQNGKSSKIILRSINGDFRSGQLTAILGPSGAGKSTLLNILAGYRVAGASGTIFTNGEPRDLHQFRKLSRYIMQEDLLQPYITVQEAMMIAADLKLGNGITKEKKLVIAEEIIQLLRLQKARNTATERLSGGERKRISIALELLNNPPVIFLDEPTTGLDDVASSTCVSLLKRVARGGRTVVCSLHTPSARLFAEFDHVYVVAGGRCAYQGTAPGVVPFLKELQLPCPKTYNPADFIIEVSSGEYGSHVDKMVSAVENGKNQRWRTYGIEENPSGEQFEEMEIEQLNAGGVEKHNYKHGCSACQQFIVLLKRMLLQTVRNKSYLWLRVGLHLFIGVIVASLFNKMGYDASKTIFNFGFCYACTIAMLYIPMMPVLLAFPTEVQLVKREYFNRWYGLKPYYAALVISRTPATIFFSLLYLMIAYPITSQPMELDRIFMFCSTCILIALISESMGTVISSMLSVVNSVFMGPAMSVPLMLLAVYGIGSGDDPLPIVWRLARACSFLRYGIEGLVAAIYGPPRDDLICPDHVDYCEYKNVAYFVKLMGMSGVSFWVDFSVLVCMLLAMNLTGYYLLRQRLSPNYAFRAIKVIGNFIKTKMSSYS; encoded by the exons gttCAAAGATAATTCTGCGCAGCATCAACGGTGACTTTCGGTCGGGGCAGCTGACTGCAATCTTGGGTCCGTCAGGCGCTGGCAAAAGTACATTACTGAACATACTAGCTGGATATAG GGTAGCAGGAGCGTCAGGAACAATCTTCACCAATGGCGAGCCCCGAGACTTGCATCAGTTCAGGAAACTGTCCCGGTACATCATGCAGGAGGACTTGCTGCAGCCGTACATCACGGTGCAAGAGGCCATGATGATAGCTGCCGACCTGAAGCTGGGCAACGGGATTACTAAGGAGAAGAAGCTGGTTATT GCGGAAGAAATCATTCAGTTATTAAGGCTACAGAAAGCGAGGAATACGGCGACGGAGAGGCTATCAGGGGGCGAAAGGAAACGAATATCAATAGCTTTAGAACTACTCAACAACCCACCGGTTATATTCTTGGATGAACCTACTAC agGTTTAGATGACGTAGCCTCTTCAACGTGTGTGTCACTCCTCAAACGGGTGGCTCGGGGAGGGAGGACGGTGGTCTGCTCCCTCCACACTCCCTCAGCTCGACTGTTCGCCGAGTTTGACCACGTTTACGTGGTGGCAGGTGGCCGCTGTGCCTACCAGGGAACTGCTCCAGGCGTCGTGCCCTTCCTCAAGGAGCTGCAGCTGCCTTGTCCTAAGACTTATAACCCGGCTGATTTTA TAATCGAAGTATCAAGTGGCGAATATGGATCTCACGTAGACAAAATGGTATCAGCGGTGGAAAACGGGAAGAATCAGCGATGGAGGACGTATGGCATTGAGGAGAATCCATCAGGGGAACAGTTTGAGGAGATGGAGATAGAACAGCTGAACGCTGGTGGTGTTGAGAAGCATAATTACAAGCACGGATGTTCAGCTTGCCAGCAATTCATTGTTTTACTGAAGAGGATGTTGTTACAGACTGTTAGGAATAag AGTTACCTATGGCTGCGCGTCGGCTTACATTTGTTCATAGGAGTCATTGTGGCCAGTCTATTCAACAAGATGGGCTATGACGCTTCGAAGACTATCTTCAACTTTGGTTTCTGCTACGCCTGTACTATTGCCATGCTTTATATTCCCATGATGCCCGTTTTACTTGCCT TCCCAACAGAAGTCCAGCTGGTTAAAAGAGAGTATTTCAATCGCTGGTATGGTTTGAAGCCCTACTATGCTGCGCTGGTGATCTCCAGGACTCCTGCGACGATATTCTTCAGCCTTCTATATCTGATGATAGCTTACCCCATCACGTCGCAACCCATGGAGCTGGATAGGATATTCATGTTCTGTTCCACGTGTATCCTCATAGCTCTAATATCAGAGTCTATGGGAACTGTTATTTCTTCTATGTTGAGTGTTGTG AACTCAGTATTCATGGGTCCAGCAATGAGTGTGCCATTGATGCTGCTTGCAGTCTACGGTATTGGCAGTGGAGATGACCCTTTACCAATCGTATGGAGACTGGCGAGGGCCTGTTCCTTCCTCCGTTACGGCATCGAGGGCCTCGTAGCAGCAATATACGGACCTCCCAGAGACGATCTCATTTGCCCAGACCATGTAGACTATTGTGAATATAAGAATGTTGC ttactTCGTCAAACTGATGGGAATGTCTGGAGTATCATTCTGGGTGGATTTCTCCGTGTTAGTCTGCATGTTACTCGCCATGAACCTCACTGGATACTATCTGCTGCGGCAGCGGTTGTCGCCCAACTACGCCTTCAGAGCCATCAAGGTGATCGGCAACTTCATCAAGACCAAGATGAGCTCCTACTCATGA